The proteins below come from a single Benincasa hispida cultivar B227 chromosome 4, ASM972705v1, whole genome shotgun sequence genomic window:
- the LOC120076110 gene encoding putative syntaxin-5, translated as MAVLKVLLHCQGCIEKIQRVTTKFKGCYFMCFDMRYGLGLYGRNHALKGRGEKLSDEAIKEILEKPRSQKIYSEELKQIRLNDVVQEDQKMATRMTNTMSNSLKGRPDSIHCGSMLFAAVVGRNLAIWMWVVVSLSILENNKCYLLDCGAEIFVWVGRVTQVEERKATIQVAEEAGGWGWSTVVAAAAAATAIDGSIKTLKDTYMQSRAEALQNVESTIHELSNIFNQLAILVSKQGEIAIRFSLMHLFQNC; from the exons ATGGCGGTGTTGAAGGTTTTATTACACTGTCAAGGCTGTATAGAGAAGATTCAGAGAGTAACAACAAAATTCAAAG GTTGTTACTTTATGTGTTTTGACATGAGATATGGTTTAGGATTATATGGTAGAAATCATGCATTG AAAGGTAGGGGTGAGAAGCTGAGTGATGAAGCAATTAAGgagatacttgagaag CCAAGGTCACAAAAGATCTATTCTGAAGAGTTAAAGCAGATAAGGTTGAACGATGTTGTACAG GAAGATCAAAAGATGGCTACACGGATGACGAATACAATGTCCAACTCGCTGAAAGGGAGGCCTGATTCAATTCATTGTGGCTCTATGCTT TTTGCTGCTGTAGTTGGGAGAAATCTAGCAATTTGGATGTGGGTAGTTGTTAGCCTAAGCATACTGGAAAATAATAAGTGTTATCTCCTGGACTGTGGTGCTGAAATATTTGTTTGGGTTGGAAGAGTGACGCAAGTAGAGGAGCGAAAAGCAACAATTCAAGTAGCTGAG GAAGCAGGTGGATGGGGATGGTCAACCGTTGttgcagcagcagcagcagcaacaGCAATAGATGGTtccattaaaacattaaaagaTACTTACATGCAGAGCAGAGCTGAAGCTCTTCAAAATGTTGAATCTACCATTCATGAATTGAGCAATATCTTCAACCAGCTGGCAATTCTGGTTTCTAAACAAGGAGAGATTGCTATTAGGTTTTCCCTTATGCACCTATTTCAGAATTGCTGA
- the LOC120075106 gene encoding protein SHORT ROOT IN SALT MEDIUM 1-like has product MYDSMVFMIVKLGSIWLSDCLPSLNVLKEQWLTHKRAIVDRERHVAPKKEISKEAKEGKEVKEMESTKDTKIIDKLEKEQHSVSTRQTGIDKKEKSNKGDKGNTSEGRGNASSTKLESKDAEERGKEAQNVEKPD; this is encoded by the exons ATGTATGACTCAATGGTTTTTATGATTGTGAAACTTGGTTCCATTTGGTTGTCTGATTGTCTCCCTTCACTAAATGTGTTAAAGGAACAATGGCTTACACACAAAAGGGCTATTGTTGATCGAGAGCGCCATGTTGCACCAAAAAAGGAG ATATCCAAGGAAGCAAAGGAAGGGAAGGAAG TCAAAGAAATGGAATCAACAAAAGATACTAAAATCATTGATAAGCTTGAAAAAGAGCAACACTCTGTGTCAACCAGGCAGACCGGCatagataaaaaggaaaagagtaaCAAAGGGGACAAAGGAAATACATCCGAGGGAAGGGGTAATGCAAGTAGCACAAAACTTGAAAGCAAGGATGCAGAAGAAAGAGGCAAGGAAGCTCAAAATGTTGAGAAACCAGATTAA